One window from the genome of Tachysurus vachellii isolate PV-2020 chromosome 5, HZAU_Pvac_v1, whole genome shotgun sequence encodes:
- the LOC132845388 gene encoding uncharacterized protein LOC132845388 — MYYPVYNPVYYPVSYPVYNPVYYPVYYPVYNPVYYPVSYPVYNPVYYPVYYPVYYPVSYPVYNPVYYPMYYPVYNPVYYPVSYPVYNPVYYPVYYPVYNPVYYPVSYTVYNPVYYPYPVYNPVCYPVYYPVYYPMYYPMYYHVYYPMYYPVYYPVYCPVYYPMYYPMYYAVHYPVHYHVYNPVYYHVYNPVYYPVYNPVYYPMYYPVYYSVYYPVYNPVYYPVYYPVYYPIYYPVYYPVYNPVYNPVDCQFPKVETVEEEGFLTSPQPPQNHQPILPKKKGTMVTIRDPKVRVITVNELPGGTAMYPPDRGFPPEAVSVPQHVSPPEPVSPPEPVSPPKPVSPHERLCLYPNMCLKPKLYLCLNLCLHPNLQLPLNLCLPRRQCLNSTLCLHLRLCHHPNPTWISARTCLPQSLCLHLRP; from the exons ATGTACTACCCCGTGTACAACCCCGTGTACTACCCCGTGTCCTACCCCGTGTACAACCCCGTGTACTACCCCGTGTACTACCCCGTGTACAACCCTGTGTACTACCCCGTGTCCTACCCCGTGTACAACCCTGTGTACTACCCCGTGTACTACCCCGTGTACTACCCCGTGTCCTACCCCGTGTACAACCCCGTGTACTACCCCATGTACTACCCCGTGTACAACCCTGTGTACTACCCCGTGTCCTACCCCGTGTACAACCCTGTGTACTACCCCGTGTACTACCCCGTGTACAACCCTGTGTACTACCCCGTGTCCTACACCGTGTACAACCCTGTGTACTACCCC TACCCTGTGTACAACCCAGTGTGCTACCCCGTGTACTACCCTGTGTACTACCCCATGTACTACCCCATGTACTACCACGTGTACTACCCCATGTACTACCCTGTGTACTACCCCGTGTACTGCCCTGTGTACTACCCCATGTACTACCCCATGTACTACGCTGTGCACTACCCTGTGCACTACCATGTGTACAACCCTGTGTACTACCACGTGTACAACCCTGTGTACTACCCCGTGTATAACCCTGTGTACTACCCCATGTACTACCCTGTGTACTACTCTGTGTACTACCCCGTGTACAACCCCGTGTACTACCCCGTGTACTACCCTGTGTACTACCCCATATACTACCCCGTGTACTACCCTGTGTACAACCCCGTGTACAACCCTGTGGACTGCCAATTCCCAAAGGTGGAGACTGTTGAAGAAGAAGGCTTCCTCACATCTCCCCAGCCTCCTCAGAACCACCAGCCAATTCTGCCCAAAAAGAAGGGCACAATG GTTACAATTCGGGACCCCAAAGTCAGAGTCATTACAGTCAACGAGCTTCCTGGAGGAACAGCCATGTATCCACCCGACAGAGGGTTTCCACCTGAGGCTGTGTCTGTACCCCAACATGTGTCTCCACCCgaacctgtgtctccacctgaacctGTGTCTCCCCCCAAGCCTGTGTCTCCACATGAGAGGCTGTGTCTGTACCCCAACATGTGTCTCAAACCAAAACTGTATCTCTGcctgaacctgtgtctccacccGAACCTGCAACTTCCCCTGAACCTGTGCCTCCCCCGGAGACAATGTCTCAACAGCAccctgtgtctccacctgagactCTGTCACCACCCCAACCCCACCTGGATCTCTGCCCGAACTTGTCTCCCCCAAAGCCTGTGCCTCCACCTGAGACCATGA
- the prtfdc1a gene encoding phosphoribosyltransferase domain-containing protein 1 → MEDRRTEQAVVIADDWPGYALELFAYPEHYRGDVESVYIPHGIIMNRIECLAKDILENLGHDNLMVLCVLKGGYKFCADLVDAVKAQSRSFDHPITTRVEFIRLKSYLNDRSTEDLHIIGPEDLSMLTGKNVLIVEAIVDTGRTMKMLLQHVEKFQPKSVRVASLLLKQIPGGAATLPDYIGFIIPDRFVVGYALDYNEYFRDLNHICVISETGKLKYKL, encoded by the exons ATGGAGGACAGACGAACAGAGCAGGCTGTGGTG ATAGCAGATGATTGGCCCGGTTACGCCTTAGAGCTGTTCGCATATCCGGAGCATTACCGTGGCGATGTGGAGAGTGTGTACATCCCCCATGGCATCATCATGAACAG GATTGAGTGTTTAGCCAAAGATATCCTGGAGAACCTGGGTCATGATAACCTGATGGTTCTGTGTGTTCTGAAAGGAGGCTATAAGTTCTGCGCTGACCTGGTGGACGCCGTTAAAGCCCAGAGCCGGAGCTTTGATCATCCCATCACCACCCGGGTGGAGTTCATACGCCTCAAGAGCTACCTG AATGACCGCTCCACTGAAGACCTGCACATCATCGGCCCTGAGGATCTCTCCATGCTGACGGGAAAA AATGTCCTGATTGTTGAA GCCATCGTGGACACGGGGAGGACCATGAAGATGCTCCTGCAACATGTGGAGAAGTTCCAGCCCAAGAGTGTCAGAGTGGCCAG ctTGCTGCTTAAGCAGATTCCTGGCGGAGCTGCAACGCTTCCAGACT ACATTGGGTTCATCATCCCCGATCGCTTTGTTGTTGGTTACGCTCTGGACTACAACGAATACTTCCGAGACCTGAAT cacATCTGTGTGATCAGTGAAACGGGGAAGCTGAAGTATAAACTGTGA